The Streptomyces sp. P9-A4 genome contains a region encoding:
- the rpoZ gene encoding DNA-directed RNA polymerase subunit omega, with product MSSSMTAPEGIINPPIDELLEATDSKYSLVIYAAKRARQINAYYSQLGEGLLEYVGPLVDTHVHEKPLSIALREINAGLLTSEAIEGPAQ from the coding sequence GTGTCCTCTTCGATGACCGCGCCCGAGGGCATCATCAACCCGCCGATCGACGAGCTGCTCGAGGCCACGGACTCGAAGTACAGCCTCGTGATCTACGCCGCCAAGCGCGCCCGCCAGATCAACGCGTACTACTCCCAGCTGGGCGAGGGCCTCCTGGAGTACGTGGGCCCGCTCGTCGACACCCACGTCCACGAGAAGCCGCTCTCGATCGCGCTGCGCGAGATCAACGCGGGTCTGCTGACGTCGGAGGCCATCGAGGGCCCGGCTCAGTAA
- the gmk gene encoding guanylate kinase, with translation MAAEARPRLTVLSGPSGVGKSTVVAHMRKVHPEVWLSVSATTRKPRPGEKHGVHYFFVTDDEFDKLIANGELLEWAEFAGNRYGTPRGAVLDRLDSGEPVLLEIDLQGARQVKDSMPESQLVFLAPPSWDELVRRLTGRGTESPEVIERRLAAAKVELAAESEFDTTLVNTSVEDVARELLTLMNVV, from the coding sequence ATGGCAGCAGAGGCACGTCCGCGGCTGACCGTGCTCTCCGGCCCCTCAGGGGTCGGCAAGAGCACGGTCGTCGCTCATATGCGCAAGGTCCACCCCGAGGTCTGGCTCTCGGTGTCGGCGACGACACGGAAGCCCCGCCCCGGCGAGAAGCACGGCGTCCACTACTTCTTCGTGACGGACGACGAGTTCGACAAGCTGATCGCCAACGGTGAGCTCCTCGAATGGGCCGAGTTCGCGGGCAACCGTTACGGCACCCCGCGCGGCGCGGTCCTCGACCGCCTGGACTCCGGGGAGCCGGTCCTCCTGGAGATCGACCTCCAGGGCGCCCGCCAGGTGAAGGACTCGATGCCCGAGTCCCAGCTGGTCTTCCTGGCCCCGCCGAGCTGGGACGAGCTGGTCCGCCGGCTCACCGGCCGCGGCACCGAGTCGCCCGAGGTCATCGAGCGCCGTCTCGCCGCCGCGAAGGTCGAGCTGGCCGCCGAGTCGGAGTTCGACACCACGCTTGTCAACACCTCCGTCGAGGACGTCGCACGTGAGCTGCTAACGTTGATGAACGTAGTCTGA
- the coaBC gene encoding bifunctional phosphopantothenoylcysteine decarboxylase/phosphopantothenate--cysteine ligase CoaBC — translation MEVVRIRARGAAVGAAAKPKVVLGVSGGIAAYKACELLRRLTESGHDVRVVPTDSALHFVGAATWSALSGHPVSTEVWDSVHEVPHVRIGQDADLVVVAPATADMLAKAAHGLADDLLTNTLLTARCPVVFAPAMHTEMWEHPATQENVATLRRRGAVVIEPAVGRLTGVDTGKGRLPDPGEIFEVCRRVLTRGAAAPDLAGRHVVVSAGGTREPLDPVRYLGNRSSGKQGYALARAAAARGARVTLVEANTGIPDPAGVDVVHVGTALQLREAVLKAVADADAVVMAAAVADFRPAVYASGKIKKKDDGGAPTVELVRNPDILAELAAERALPGQVVVGFAAETDDVLANGREKLRRKGCDLLVVNEVGERKTFGSEENEAVVLASDGAETPVPYGPKEALAETVWDLVLPRLRATTS, via the coding sequence ATGGAAGTCGTACGCATCCGAGCGCGGGGAGCAGCAGTGGGCGCAGCAGCCAAGCCGAAGGTCGTCCTGGGGGTCAGCGGGGGCATCGCCGCCTACAAGGCGTGCGAGCTGCTGCGCCGGCTCACCGAGTCGGGCCACGACGTCCGGGTCGTGCCCACCGACTCCGCCCTCCACTTCGTCGGCGCGGCCACCTGGTCCGCGCTCTCGGGACACCCCGTGTCGACCGAGGTGTGGGACTCCGTCCACGAGGTCCCACACGTCCGCATCGGCCAGGACGCCGACCTCGTCGTCGTCGCCCCCGCCACCGCCGACATGCTCGCCAAGGCCGCCCACGGCCTCGCCGACGACCTGCTCACCAACACGCTGCTCACCGCCCGCTGTCCCGTCGTCTTCGCCCCCGCCATGCACACCGAGATGTGGGAGCACCCGGCGACCCAGGAGAACGTGGCGACCCTGCGCCGCCGCGGCGCCGTCGTCATCGAGCCGGCCGTCGGCCGGCTCACCGGCGTCGACACCGGCAAGGGCCGGCTGCCCGACCCGGGCGAGATCTTCGAGGTCTGCCGACGGGTGCTGACCCGGGGCGCCGCCGCCCCCGACCTCGCCGGCCGCCATGTCGTGGTCAGCGCCGGAGGCACCCGCGAACCCCTCGACCCGGTCCGCTACCTGGGCAACCGTTCCTCGGGGAAGCAGGGGTACGCCCTCGCCAGGGCCGCCGCCGCCCGGGGCGCCCGGGTCACCCTCGTCGAGGCGAACACCGGCATCCCCGACCCGGCCGGCGTCGACGTCGTCCACGTCGGCACCGCCCTCCAGCTCCGCGAGGCCGTGCTCAAGGCCGTCGCCGACGCCGACGCGGTCGTGATGGCCGCCGCCGTCGCCGACTTCCGGCCCGCCGTCTACGCCTCGGGGAAGATCAAGAAGAAGGACGACGGCGGCGCGCCCACCGTCGAACTGGTCCGCAACCCCGACATCCTCGCCGAGCTGGCCGCCGAGCGCGCCCTGCCCGGACAGGTGGTCGTCGGCTTCGCCGCCGAGACCGACGACGTCCTCGCCAACGGACGCGAGAAGCTCCGCCGCAAGGGCTGCGACCTGCTCGTCGTCAACGAGGTGGGGGAGCGCAAGACCTTCGGCTCCGAGGAGAACGAGGCCGTGGTCCTCGCCTCGGACGGCGCCGAGACCCCCGTACCGTACGGTCCGAAGGAAGCCCTGGCCGAGACGGTCTGGGACCTGGTCCTGCCGCGGCTGCGCGCCACGACCTCCTGA
- a CDS encoding primosomal protein N', translating into MSSENENGDAPEEPEQLALIRETVRKAKVPRAKPRTWRGAALAKELPVARVVVNKGALHLDQFFDYAVPEELDAAAQPGVRVRVRFGAGSHQVKNGRREGGRLIDGFLVERLAASDYSGPLAALADVVSPEPVLGPELLGLARAVADRYAGSLADVLQLAVPPRSARAEGRSSPAPLPPPAAPEPGTWTRYERGPAFLDSLARGGAPRAVWNALPGPHWAEEIARAVAATLASGRGALVVVPDGRAAGRVDAALTTVLGEGRHALLTAEAGPEKRYAQWLAVRRGAVRAVVGTRAAMFAPVRDLGLAVIWDDGDGSHSEPHAPQPHARDVLLLRAAHDRCAFLLGSTSCTVEAAQLVESGWAGPIGAGREQVRRAAPLIRTVGDGELARDEAARAARLPSLAWQAVREGLRTGPVLVQVPRRGYVPRLACERCRTPARCRHCAGPLEAPEQQELRCGWCGRGAPDWTCVECGSNRLRAQVVGARRTAEELGRAFPAVPVRTSGRDHVLDSVPGRPALVVSTPGAEPVAEGGYAAALLLDGWAMLGRPDLRAGEEALRRWIDAASLVRGQPEGGTVVVVAEPTLRPVQALVRWDPVGHAQRELAERAELGFPPVSRMAAVTGPPEAVEGFLAGAGLPGDAEILGPVPLPVVRPGGPRRPGDPPPGEQWDRALVRVPPGSGAALAAALKQARAGRLARGGGDPVRIRVDPPDIG; encoded by the coding sequence GTGAGCAGCGAGAACGAGAATGGCGACGCGCCCGAGGAGCCCGAGCAGCTCGCGCTCATCCGGGAGACCGTGCGCAAGGCGAAGGTGCCGCGGGCCAAGCCGCGCACCTGGCGGGGGGCCGCGCTGGCCAAGGAGCTGCCCGTGGCGCGGGTCGTCGTGAACAAGGGGGCGCTCCACCTCGACCAGTTCTTCGACTACGCCGTACCCGAGGAGCTGGACGCCGCCGCGCAGCCAGGGGTGCGTGTCCGGGTGCGCTTCGGCGCCGGATCGCACCAGGTCAAGAACGGGCGGCGGGAGGGCGGCCGGCTCATCGACGGGTTCCTCGTCGAGCGCCTGGCCGCCTCCGACTACTCCGGGCCGCTGGCCGCCCTCGCCGACGTCGTCTCACCCGAACCCGTACTCGGCCCCGAGCTGCTCGGGCTCGCCCGCGCCGTCGCCGACCGGTACGCCGGAAGCCTCGCCGACGTCCTCCAGCTCGCCGTCCCGCCGCGCAGCGCCCGCGCCGAGGGCCGCTCCTCGCCCGCACCGCTGCCGCCGCCCGCCGCGCCGGAGCCGGGGACCTGGACACGGTACGAGCGGGGGCCGGCCTTCCTGGACTCACTCGCGCGCGGCGGCGCCCCCCGGGCCGTGTGGAACGCGCTGCCCGGGCCGCACTGGGCCGAGGAGATCGCCCGCGCCGTCGCCGCGACCCTCGCCTCGGGCCGGGGCGCGCTCGTCGTCGTACCGGACGGACGGGCGGCGGGCCGGGTCGACGCCGCCCTCACCACCGTCCTCGGCGAGGGGCGGCACGCGCTGCTCACCGCCGAGGCGGGCCCCGAGAAGCGGTACGCCCAGTGGCTCGCGGTGCGGCGCGGGGCGGTGCGGGCCGTCGTCGGCACCCGCGCCGCGATGTTCGCACCCGTCCGCGACCTCGGGCTCGCCGTCATCTGGGACGACGGCGACGGCAGCCACAGCGAACCGCACGCCCCGCAGCCCCACGCGCGCGACGTGCTGCTGCTCCGCGCCGCCCACGACCGGTGCGCCTTCCTCCTCGGCAGCACCAGCTGCACCGTCGAGGCCGCCCAGCTCGTCGAGTCCGGCTGGGCCGGGCCGATCGGCGCCGGACGCGAGCAGGTCCGCAGGGCCGCCCCGCTGATCCGGACCGTCGGCGACGGCGAACTCGCCCGCGACGAGGCCGCGCGTGCCGCCCGGCTGCCCTCCCTCGCCTGGCAGGCCGTCCGTGAAGGCCTCAGGACAGGGCCGGTCCTGGTGCAGGTGCCCCGCCGGGGATACGTACCGAGGCTGGCCTGCGAGCGCTGCCGGACGCCCGCCCGCTGCCGCCACTGCGCCGGTCCCCTGGAGGCCCCCGAACAGCAGGAACTGCGGTGCGGCTGGTGCGGACGCGGCGCCCCCGACTGGACGTGCGTGGAATGCGGCTCGAACCGGCTGCGTGCCCAGGTGGTCGGCGCCCGGCGGACGGCGGAGGAACTGGGCCGGGCGTTCCCCGCCGTGCCGGTCCGCACCTCGGGCCGCGACCACGTCCTGGACAGCGTGCCAGGACGGCCCGCGCTCGTCGTGTCCACGCCCGGCGCCGAACCCGTCGCCGAGGGCGGCTACGCGGCGGCGCTGCTCCTCGACGGCTGGGCCATGCTCGGCCGGCCCGATCTGCGGGCGGGCGAGGAGGCGCTGCGCCGCTGGATCGACGCGGCCTCGCTGGTGCGGGGCCAGCCCGAGGGCGGCACGGTCGTCGTGGTGGCCGAGCCGACGCTCCGGCCGGTCCAGGCGCTGGTCCGCTGGGACCCGGTCGGACACGCCCAGCGGGAACTGGCCGAGCGGGCCGAACTGGGCTTCCCACCGGTCTCCCGGATGGCCGCGGTGACGGGCCCTCCGGAGGCCGTCGAAGGCTTCCTCGCGGGGGCCGGACTACCCGGCGACGCGGAGATCCTCGGTCCGGTGCCGCTGCCTGTCGTCCGCCCCGGCGGCCCGCGCAGACCCGGTGACCCGCCGCCCGGCGAGCAGTGGGACCGGGCCCTGGTCCGGGTCCCGCCGGGCAGCGGCGCGGCGCTGGCGGCGGCCCTCAAGCAGGCGCGTGCGGGGCGGCTCGCGCGGGGCGGCGGGGACCCGGTGCGGATCAGGGTCGATCCGCCGGACATCGGCTGA
- the metK gene encoding methionine adenosyltransferase produces MSRRLFTSESVTEGHPDKIADQISDTILDALLREDPTSRVAVETLITTGLVHVAGEVTTKAWADIPTLVRNKILEIGYDSSKKGFDGASCGVSVSIGSQSPDIAQGVDTAYEKRVEGDEDELDKQGAGDQGLMFGYASDETPELMPLPIHIAHRLSRRLTEVRKNGTIPYLRPDGKTQVTIEYDGDKAVRLDTVVVSSQHASDIDLESLLAPDIREFVVEHVLNQLVEDGIKLDTDGYRLLVNPTGRFEIGGPMGDAGLTGRKIIIDTYGGMARHGGGAFSGKDPSKVDRSAAYAMRWVAKNVVAAGLASRCEVQVAYAIGKAEPVGLFVETFGTNTVENEKIENAIAEVFDLRPAAIIRDLDLLRPIYSQTAAYGHFGRELPDFTWERTDRVDALRQAAGL; encoded by the coding sequence GTGTCCCGTCGTCTGTTCACCTCGGAATCCGTCACCGAGGGACACCCCGACAAGATCGCTGACCAGATCAGCGACACCATCCTCGACGCACTGCTGCGGGAGGACCCCACCTCGCGCGTCGCCGTCGAGACGCTGATCACCACCGGCCTCGTGCACGTCGCCGGTGAGGTGACCACCAAGGCGTGGGCGGACATCCCGACCCTCGTCCGGAACAAGATCCTCGAGATCGGCTACGACTCCTCGAAGAAGGGCTTCGACGGCGCCTCCTGCGGCGTGTCGGTGTCCATCGGATCTCAGTCCCCGGACATCGCCCAGGGTGTGGACACCGCGTACGAGAAGCGGGTCGAGGGCGATGAGGACGAGCTCGACAAGCAGGGTGCCGGCGACCAGGGCCTGATGTTCGGCTACGCGTCGGACGAGACCCCCGAGCTGATGCCGCTGCCGATCCACATCGCGCACCGGCTCTCCCGCCGGCTCACCGAGGTCCGCAAGAACGGGACCATCCCGTACCTGCGCCCCGACGGCAAGACCCAGGTCACCATCGAGTACGACGGCGACAAGGCCGTCCGTCTCGACACGGTCGTCGTCTCCTCGCAGCACGCCTCCGACATCGACCTGGAGTCGCTGCTCGCGCCCGACATCCGCGAGTTCGTCGTCGAGCACGTGCTCAATCAGCTCGTCGAGGACGGCATCAAGCTCGACACCGACGGCTACCGCCTCCTGGTGAACCCGACCGGCCGCTTCGAGATCGGCGGCCCGATGGGCGACGCCGGCCTCACCGGCCGCAAGATCATCATCGACACCTACGGCGGCATGGCCCGCCACGGTGGCGGCGCCTTCTCCGGCAAGGACCCGTCCAAGGTCGACCGCTCGGCCGCCTACGCCATGCGCTGGGTCGCCAAGAACGTCGTCGCCGCGGGCCTCGCCTCGCGCTGCGAGGTCCAGGTCGCCTACGCGATCGGCAAGGCCGAGCCCGTCGGACTCTTCGTCGAGACCTTCGGCACCAACACCGTCGAGAACGAGAAGATCGAGAACGCCATCGCCGAGGTCTTCGACCTCCGCCCGGCCGCGATCATCCGCGACCTCGACCTGCTCCGCCCGATCTACTCCCAGACCGCCGCCTACGGCCACTTCGGCCGCGAGCTGCCGGACTTCACCTGGGAGCGCACCGACCGCGTCGACGCCCTCAGGCAGGCGGCCGGTCTGTAA
- a CDS encoding integration host factor has protein sequence MALPPLTPEQRAAALEKAAAARRERAEIKNRLKHSGASLHEVIKTGQENDVIGKMKVSALLESLPGVGKVRAKQIMERLGISESRRVRGLGSNQIASLEREFGSTGA, from the coding sequence GTGGCTCTTCCGCCCCTTACCCCTGAACAGCGCGCAGCCGCGCTCGAAAAGGCCGCCGCGGCTCGCCGGGAGCGGGCCGAGATCAAGAATCGACTCAAGCACTCCGGCGCCTCTCTCCACGAGGTCATCAAGACCGGACAGGAGAACGACGTCATCGGCAAGATGAAGGTCTCCGCACTGCTGGAGTCGCTGCCCGGCGTGGGCAAGGTCCGCGCCAAGCAGATCATGGAGCGCCTCGGCATCTCCGAGAGCCGCCGTGTGCGCGGTCTCGGTTCCAACCAGATCGCCTCCCTGGAGCGCGAGTTCGGCAGCACCGGCGCCTGA